From the genome of Thermoflexus hugenholtzii, one region includes:
- a CDS encoding rod shape-determining protein: MLTKRLGIDLGTANVLVYEVGRGIVLQEPSVVAMPVDGDEILAVGEEARAMYGRTPEIIEVIRPLRDGVIADYYVTERMLRYFINKVCGPLRLFRPHVMISVPYGVTSVESRAVHEAAVAAGAHPGHVYLIPEPLAAALGAGLPVDTPTGNMVVDLGGGTTEAAVISMLGIVTAHSVRVGGIRMDEAIIGYVRRKYNLAIGEPTAEQVKIQIGTAMPLDPPLTMEVQGRDLVTGLPRTITLSSDEVLEAIQEPLQAVVGVVRAVLERTPPELAADIIDRGMALVGGGALLRRIDEFLTQQTGVPAYVADAPMACVAIGAGKALENIHLFQRTLTTIWSSF; this comes from the coding sequence ATGCTCACCAAACGTTTGGGCATTGATCTGGGGACCGCCAACGTGCTGGTTTACGAGGTGGGGCGCGGCATCGTCCTTCAAGAGCCCTCCGTGGTGGCCATGCCTGTGGATGGGGATGAGATCCTGGCGGTGGGAGAGGAAGCGCGAGCGATGTATGGCCGCACCCCGGAGATCATCGAGGTCATCCGACCCCTCCGGGACGGCGTGATCGCCGATTACTACGTCACCGAGCGGATGCTCCGGTATTTCATCAACAAGGTCTGTGGCCCCCTTCGCCTCTTTCGGCCTCACGTGATGATCTCGGTCCCCTATGGGGTGACCAGCGTGGAGAGCCGGGCGGTGCATGAGGCCGCGGTGGCGGCCGGCGCTCACCCCGGACACGTCTATCTGATCCCTGAGCCGCTGGCCGCGGCCCTGGGGGCAGGCCTGCCGGTGGACACCCCCACCGGGAACATGGTCGTGGACCTGGGGGGTGGCACCACCGAAGCGGCGGTGATCTCCATGCTGGGGATCGTGACCGCCCACTCTGTGCGGGTGGGCGGCATCCGGATGGATGAGGCCATCATCGGCTATGTGCGTCGGAAATACAACCTGGCCATCGGGGAGCCGACGGCAGAACAGGTGAAGATCCAGATCGGAACGGCCATGCCCCTGGATCCGCCCCTGACCATGGAGGTGCAGGGCCGCGATCTGGTCACCGGGTTGCCGCGCACGATCACCCTGAGCTCCGATGAGGTGCTGGAAGCCATCCAGGAGCCCCTTCAGGCGGTAGTGGGAGTGGTCCGGGCGGTTCTGGAGCGCACGCCCCCCGAGCTGGCTGCGGACATCATCGATCGCGGGATGGCCCTGGTGGGGGGCGGGGCGCTGCTGCGGCGGATCGACGAGTTCCTGACCCAGCAAACCGGCGTCCCGGCTTACGTCGCGGACGCCCCCATGGCCTGCGTCGCCATCGGGGCCGGCAAGGCTCTGGAGAACATCCACCTCTTCCAGCGCACGCTCACGACAATCTGGTCCTCTTTTTAA
- a CDS encoding nucleotidyltransferase domain-containing protein, which translates to MAHPPHVSQEEIQRALWALARAYAEALRQSLGERLVAVALFGSVARGEAGPSSDVDLLVIAEGLPARRLERYGWLEEADRAVEPQLKALWERGITAEVSVILKTPEEAMRITPLYLDLTEDAYILYEREPFLSSILERLRERLKALGAQRKRQGAVRYWDLKPDFRLGEGDQAVTSGEMARADLSQAEEILREVERLYQRRAWNLVVR; encoded by the coding sequence ATGGCGCATCCTCCGCACGTTTCCCAGGAAGAGATCCAGCGAGCGCTGTGGGCTCTCGCCCGGGCCTATGCGGAGGCGCTGCGGCAAAGCCTGGGGGAGCGGCTGGTTGCCGTCGCCCTGTTCGGGTCGGTGGCGCGGGGAGAAGCGGGCCCCTCCTCGGATGTGGACCTCCTGGTGATCGCCGAGGGCCTGCCGGCCCGCCGGCTGGAGCGCTACGGTTGGCTGGAAGAGGCAGATCGGGCGGTGGAGCCCCAGCTGAAGGCCCTGTGGGAGCGCGGGATCACGGCGGAGGTCTCCGTGATCCTGAAGACGCCGGAAGAAGCGATGCGGATCACCCCGCTGTATCTGGATCTGACGGAGGACGCTTACATCCTTTATGAGCGGGAGCCGTTCCTTTCATCGATCCTGGAGCGCTTGCGGGAGCGGCTGAAGGCCCTGGGAGCCCAACGGAAGCGTCAGGGCGCTGTCCGCTACTGGGACCTGAAGCCGGACTTTCGACTGGGGGAAGGTGATCAAGCCGTGACCAGCGGGGAGATGGCTCGCGCCGATCTTTCCCAGGCGGAGGAGATCCTCCGCGAAGTCGAACGCCTCTACCAGCGTCGGGCCTGGAACCTGGTCGTTCGCTGA
- a CDS encoding redox-sensing transcriptional repressor Rex, translating to MAAVQKVPDIVVGRLPVYLRALQVMAAEGREITSSQELGERLGISSAQIRKDLSYFGTFGKQGTGYRIPDLIEHLKRILKVDRTWDMILIGAGNLGHALAQYQGFTPRGFRLIAIFDNDPEKIGRPIGPHVIRDVQEVPEFVRAHRVQIAMIAVPASAAQQVADLCVEAGIRAILNYAPIHLKVPKGILVQYIDPAIHLQQMTYYLGNEG from the coding sequence ATGGCGGCCGTGCAAAAAGTGCCGGACATTGTGGTGGGACGGTTGCCGGTGTATCTGCGGGCGCTCCAGGTGATGGCCGCCGAAGGTCGGGAGATCACTTCCTCTCAAGAGCTGGGGGAGCGCCTGGGGATCAGCTCCGCCCAGATCCGGAAGGATCTCTCTTACTTCGGAACCTTCGGCAAGCAGGGGACCGGGTATCGCATCCCGGATCTGATCGAGCATTTGAAGCGCATCCTGAAGGTGGATCGGACATGGGACATGATTCTGATTGGGGCCGGCAACCTGGGACACGCCCTGGCTCAGTATCAGGGCTTCACCCCGCGGGGCTTCCGGCTGATCGCGATCTTCGATAACGACCCGGAGAAAATCGGCCGGCCCATCGGGCCTCATGTGATCCGGGACGTCCAGGAGGTCCCGGAGTTCGTCCGGGCTCACCGGGTCCAGATCGCCATGATCGCCGTGCCGGCCTCCGCCGCCCAGCAGGTGGCGGACCTCTGCGTCGAAGCCGGCATCCGCGCCATCCTGAACTACGCTCCCATTCATCTCAAGGTCCCCAAGGGGATCCTGGTGCAGTATATCGACCCGGCGATCCACCTTCAGCAGATGACGTATTACCTGGGGAACGAGGGATAA
- a CDS encoding MOSC domain-containing protein gives MDQPVVVALFRCPGHRMPMEAVPALRVEAGYGIVGDSHARAGSSRQVLLMDLETLEALDLRPGAVRENITVRGLSLHALQPGDRLRIGEALLEITKPCTPCGRMDEIRPGLQEALRGRRGMLARVLESGWILPGAPIRVETPPTVRSPSPEMR, from the coding sequence ATGGACCAACCCGTGGTGGTGGCGCTGTTCCGATGCCCGGGCCATCGAATGCCCATGGAGGCGGTCCCGGCCCTCCGGGTGGAGGCCGGCTACGGCATTGTGGGCGACTCCCACGCTCGGGCAGGATCCTCCCGTCAGGTCCTGCTCATGGATCTCGAGACCCTGGAAGCCCTGGATCTCCGGCCAGGGGCTGTGCGGGAGAACATCACCGTGCGAGGGCTCTCCCTTCACGCCCTTCAGCCCGGTGACCGCCTGCGGATCGGCGAGGCCCTGCTGGAGATCACCAAGCCCTGCACCCCTTGCGGGCGCATGGATGAGATCCGCCCCGGACTTCAGGAAGCGCTGCGGGGCCGCCGCGGCATGCTCGCCCGGGTGCTGGAAAGCGGATGGATCCTTCCCGGCGCTCCGATCCGGGTGGAGACCCCCCCGACGGTCCGCTCCCCCTCTCCGGAGATGCGCTAA
- the icd gene encoding isocitrate dehydrogenase (NADP(+)) has protein sequence MFTHVRVPEDGKKIEVRNGRLVVPDHPIIGYIVGDGTGRDIMPAAMKVWDAAVQKVYGGQRKIAWVRLYAGEDAEELYGERLPEETLRAIREFVVAIKGPLTTPVGYGWRSINVQLRQKLDLYACIRPVKWYPGVPSPLKEPHKVNMVVFRENTEDVYAGIEWEAGSPEAKRVAAYLKRTFKITLPPNTGIGVKPISEGATKRLVRKAIRYALENGRRSVTLVGKGNIMKYTEGAFIRWGYEVAREEFGDVTITEAEVAEGKPADGKIIIKDRIADAMFQQVLLRPEEYDVIATPNLNGDYLSEALAAMVGGVGIAPGANIGDTLAVFEATHGSAPKYAGLDKVNPGSLLLSGVMMFRYIGWNEVADAIEAAFTRTIQQKIVTYDLARLMEGAREVRTSEFAEAIVANL, from the coding sequence ATGTTCACCCACGTGCGCGTACCGGAGGACGGCAAGAAGATCGAGGTGCGGAACGGGCGGCTGGTGGTCCCGGACCATCCGATCATCGGCTATATCGTGGGCGATGGGACGGGACGGGACATCATGCCGGCGGCGATGAAGGTGTGGGACGCGGCCGTGCAGAAGGTTTACGGCGGCCAGCGGAAGATCGCATGGGTCCGCCTTTACGCCGGCGAGGACGCGGAGGAACTCTACGGCGAGCGCCTCCCGGAGGAAACGCTGCGCGCCATCCGTGAGTTCGTGGTGGCCATCAAAGGCCCCCTCACCACCCCGGTGGGCTACGGCTGGCGCAGCATCAACGTGCAGCTCCGGCAGAAACTGGACCTCTACGCCTGCATCCGGCCGGTCAAATGGTATCCGGGGGTCCCATCCCCCCTCAAAGAACCCCATAAGGTCAACATGGTGGTGTTCCGGGAGAACACGGAGGATGTCTACGCCGGGATCGAGTGGGAAGCAGGCTCGCCGGAGGCCAAGCGGGTGGCGGCCTATCTGAAGCGGACCTTCAAGATCACCCTGCCGCCCAACACCGGCATCGGGGTTAAACCCATCAGCGAGGGGGCCACCAAGCGGCTGGTGCGCAAGGCCATCCGCTACGCCCTGGAGAACGGCCGGCGCAGCGTCACCCTGGTCGGCAAGGGCAACATCATGAAATACACGGAGGGCGCCTTCATCCGCTGGGGCTATGAGGTAGCCAGGGAAGAGTTCGGCGATGTGACCATCACCGAAGCGGAGGTGGCCGAGGGCAAACCTGCGGATGGAAAGATCATCATCAAGGATCGCATCGCCGACGCGATGTTCCAGCAGGTCCTGCTCCGCCCCGAGGAATACGACGTGATCGCCACCCCCAACCTCAACGGCGATTACCTCTCCGAGGCCCTGGCGGCTATGGTGGGCGGGGTGGGCATCGCCCCCGGCGCCAACATCGGGGACACGCTGGCCGTCTTCGAGGCCACCCACGGCTCAGCCCCCAAATACGCCGGGCTGGACAAGGTAAACCCGGGCTCGCTGCTGCTCTCCGGGGTGATGATGTTCCGCTACATCGGGTGGAATGAGGTTGCCGACGCCATCGAGGCCGCCTTCACCCGCACCATCCAGCAGAAGATCGTGACCTACGACCTGGCGCGCCTGATGGAAGGCGCCCGGGAGGTCCGCACCAGCGAGTTCGCTGAGGCCATCGTGGCCAACCTCTGA
- a CDS encoding aldehyde dehydrogenase family protein — MQVRNYINGKWVEARSGEWYVDLNPATEEPVAEVVKSDERDVAAAVEAAEAAFEKWRKVSAPKRAEILYRAGQLLVERKEQLARLLTQEMGKILPEARGDVQEAIDMAFYIGGEGRRLLGYTAPVELPNKFGMAIRDPIGVVACITPWNFPIAIPSWKIFPALVAGNTVIFKPATDTPATAAEFVRIFEEAGLPPGVLNLVIGPGPTVGNALVEHPTVKAISFTGSTEVGRDLYARAARHLKRVSLEMGGKNAIIVMEDANLELALEATLWAAFGTTGQRCTACSRLILHKPIQERFTEMLVERAKQLRLGNGLEPTTDVGPLINEAAVRKVHSYVEIGKAEGARLLCGGNPVKVNGKGFFYEPTIFDQVRPDMRIAQEEIFGPVLSIIEAENLEEAIRINNSVNYGLSSSLFTQDVNKAFQAIRDITTGIVYINHGTTGAEIQFPFGGTRGTGNGHREAGLTAIEFFTEWKAVYVDYSGRLQRAQIDTTAFGQVPIQ; from the coding sequence ATGCAGGTCCGGAATTACATCAACGGCAAATGGGTGGAGGCGCGCTCCGGGGAGTGGTATGTGGACCTCAACCCGGCCACGGAGGAGCCCGTGGCCGAGGTGGTGAAATCCGATGAGCGGGACGTGGCCGCTGCGGTGGAGGCCGCCGAGGCGGCTTTCGAGAAGTGGCGGAAGGTCTCGGCGCCCAAACGGGCGGAGATCCTGTATCGGGCCGGGCAGCTGCTGGTGGAGCGCAAGGAGCAGCTGGCCCGCCTGCTCACCCAGGAGATGGGGAAGATCCTCCCCGAGGCCCGCGGAGATGTGCAGGAGGCCATCGACATGGCCTTCTACATCGGCGGGGAGGGCCGCCGGCTCCTGGGCTACACCGCCCCAGTGGAGCTGCCCAACAAGTTCGGGATGGCCATCCGCGACCCCATCGGGGTCGTCGCCTGCATCACCCCCTGGAACTTCCCCATCGCCATCCCCTCCTGGAAGATCTTCCCTGCCCTGGTCGCCGGCAACACCGTGATCTTCAAGCCTGCCACCGACACCCCGGCCACCGCCGCCGAGTTCGTGCGGATCTTCGAGGAGGCAGGGCTTCCGCCGGGCGTCCTCAACCTCGTCATCGGCCCTGGCCCCACGGTCGGCAACGCCCTGGTCGAGCATCCCACCGTGAAGGCCATCTCCTTCACCGGCTCCACGGAGGTGGGGCGCGATCTTTACGCCCGGGCCGCCCGGCACCTCAAGCGGGTCTCCCTGGAGATGGGCGGCAAGAACGCCATCATTGTGATGGAGGACGCCAACCTGGAGCTGGCCCTGGAGGCCACCCTGTGGGCGGCCTTCGGGACCACCGGGCAGCGCTGCACGGCGTGCTCCCGGCTGATCCTCCACAAGCCCATCCAGGAGAGGTTCACGGAGATGCTGGTGGAGCGGGCGAAGCAGCTGCGACTGGGGAACGGCCTGGAGCCGACCACCGATGTGGGGCCGCTGATCAACGAGGCGGCGGTGCGGAAGGTCCACTCCTATGTGGAGATCGGGAAGGCGGAGGGGGCCCGGCTGCTGTGCGGCGGCAACCCGGTCAAGGTCAACGGCAAGGGTTTCTTCTACGAGCCCACGATCTTCGATCAGGTGCGGCCGGACATGCGGATCGCCCAGGAGGAGATCTTCGGCCCCGTGCTCTCCATCATCGAGGCGGAAAACCTGGAAGAGGCCATCCGTATCAACAACTCGGTCAACTACGGCCTCTCCAGCAGCCTCTTCACTCAGGATGTCAACAAGGCTTTCCAGGCCATCCGGGATATCACCACAGGCATCGTTTACATCAACCACGGAACCACAGGGGCGGAGATCCAGTTCCCCTTCGGCGGCACCCGCGGGACGGGCAACGGGCATCGGGAGGCCGGGCTGACGGCCATCGAGTTCTTCACGGAGTGGAAGGCGGTTTACGTCGACTACAGCGGCCGGCTCCAGCGGGCCCAGATCGACACCACCGCCTTCGGGCAGGTGCCCATCCAGTGA
- the iscX gene encoding Fe-S cluster assembly protein IscX, whose amino-acid sequence MVRFYWDDAYPIAQALRAAHPGVDPLSVDWDTLHRWVVALPGFADDPRLKDPVRLEEIQREWLEEVLAHG is encoded by the coding sequence ATGGTGCGTTTCTATTGGGATGATGCGTATCCGATTGCGCAGGCGTTGCGGGCGGCCCATCCGGGCGTGGATCCCCTTTCGGTGGACTGGGACACGCTGCATCGGTGGGTGGTCGCCCTGCCGGGTTTCGCGGATGATCCGCGCCTGAAGGATCCGGTGCGGCTGGAGGAGATCCAGCGGGAATGGCTGGAGGAGGTGCTCGCCCATGGATGA
- a CDS encoding NADH-quinone oxidoreductase subunit B, with protein MPVPSELRNNVFVTTIDRFVSYIYNWGRKRSVWPMMFGLACCAIEMICAAASRFDIARFGSELMRPSPRQADLMIVSGTVTKKMVPQIVRLYNQMPEPKYVISMGACATGGGPFKEGYNVVSGIDKFIPVDVYVPGCPPRPEALLHGLLKLYAKIERQSVREVPWYQKGESEAIPVPILGPDLIDPRRLPEIRARLAELRAQQGGSPEASAGSEKGA; from the coding sequence ATGCCGGTCCCCTCTGAGCTCCGCAACAACGTGTTCGTCACCACCATTGACCGATTCGTGAGCTACATCTACAACTGGGGGCGCAAGCGATCGGTCTGGCCGATGATGTTCGGCCTCGCCTGCTGCGCCATCGAGATGATCTGCGCTGCGGCCAGTCGCTTCGACATCGCCCGCTTCGGCTCCGAGCTGATGCGCCCCAGCCCCCGGCAGGCGGACCTCATGATCGTTTCCGGCACCGTGACCAAGAAGATGGTTCCCCAGATCGTTCGCCTCTACAACCAGATGCCGGAGCCCAAATACGTGATCTCCATGGGCGCCTGCGCCACGGGCGGCGGCCCCTTCAAAGAGGGCTACAACGTGGTCTCCGGCATTGACAAGTTCATCCCGGTGGACGTGTATGTGCCGGGTTGTCCGCCGCGGCCGGAGGCCCTGTTGCACGGGCTCCTCAAACTCTACGCCAAGATCGAGCGCCAGTCCGTGCGGGAGGTTCCCTGGTATCAGAAAGGGGAATCCGAAGCCATCCCGGTGCCGATCCTGGGGCCGGATCTCATCGACCCCCGACGTCTGCCGGAGATCCGCGCCCGGCTGGCCGAGCTGCGCGCGCAGCAGGGAGGATCCCCGGAGGCTTCCGCGGGATCCGAGAAGGGCGCGTGA
- a CDS encoding NADH-quinone oxidoreductase subunit D, with the protein MGQFARADTGEVVEPKTLRTERLVVNMGPQHPSTHGVFRMVVTLDGETIVRLEPVMGYLHRNHEKIGERNMYLQNMPYTDRLDYICSMSNNLGYAIAVEKLLGIKPPERAEYLRVIMAEFTRIVNHLWAIGFLLNDLGAFFTPALYAIEERELILDLFEEASGSRMMCNYMRFGGVAHDVSDDWIARARELVYNRLPRAIEELDRYLTHNELIKARCQGVGVLPPDLAVAYSTAGPVLRASGIPYDVRRAEPYSIYDRFDFDVAVRYNGDVYDRYLIRIDEMWQSLRILRQALDQIPKGEIQAGKKQYMIRVPAGQAYGRVENPKGELGFYLVSDGSPNPYRYHIRAPSFINLTALNEMCKGHKVADVVVILGSIDIVLGEVDR; encoded by the coding sequence ATGGGGCAGTTCGCCCGGGCGGACACGGGGGAGGTGGTGGAGCCGAAGACCCTGCGCACGGAGCGGCTGGTGGTCAACATGGGTCCCCAGCATCCCAGCACCCACGGGGTCTTCCGCATGGTGGTCACCCTGGACGGGGAGACCATCGTGCGCCTGGAGCCGGTCATGGGCTACCTCCACCGCAACCATGAGAAGATCGGCGAGCGCAATATGTATCTCCAGAACATGCCCTACACGGACCGGCTCGACTACATCTGTTCGATGAGCAACAACCTGGGATACGCCATCGCCGTGGAGAAGCTGCTGGGGATCAAGCCCCCGGAGCGGGCGGAGTATCTGCGGGTGATCATGGCGGAGTTCACCCGGATCGTCAACCACCTCTGGGCCATCGGCTTCCTTCTGAACGACCTGGGGGCTTTCTTCACCCCCGCCCTCTACGCCATTGAAGAGCGGGAGCTGATCCTGGACCTCTTCGAGGAGGCCTCGGGGTCCCGGATGATGTGCAACTATATGCGCTTCGGCGGCGTGGCCCATGATGTCTCCGACGACTGGATCGCCCGGGCCAGGGAGCTGGTCTATAACCGTCTCCCCCGGGCCATCGAGGAGCTGGACCGCTACCTCACGCATAACGAGCTGATCAAAGCCCGCTGCCAGGGGGTAGGGGTGCTCCCGCCGGACCTGGCGGTGGCCTACAGCACGGCGGGGCCGGTGCTGCGCGCCTCGGGGATCCCTTACGACGTGCGCCGGGCGGAGCCTTACAGCATCTACGATCGCTTCGACTTCGATGTGGCGGTCCGCTATAACGGAGACGTTTACGATCGCTACCTGATCCGCATCGACGAGATGTGGCAGTCCCTGCGCATCCTCCGCCAGGCCCTGGATCAGATCCCCAAGGGGGAGATCCAGGCGGGCAAGAAGCAGTATATGATCCGCGTGCCCGCCGGGCAGGCCTACGGGCGGGTGGAGAACCCGAAGGGGGAGCTGGGCTTCTACCTCGTCAGCGACGGCAGCCCCAACCCCTACCGCTATCACATCCGGGCGCCGTCCTTCATCAACCTCACCGCTCTGAACGAGATGTGCAAGGGCCACAAAGTGGCCGACGTGGTGGTCATCCTGGGCAGCATCGACATCGTGCTGGGAGAGGTCGACCGTTAG
- a CDS encoding 4Fe-4S binding protein codes for MIYGLGILKGLGVTLKHFIYSYLEDVRYLFEGGRYQPRHLPARQGPRARGVFTVQYPKEKLPLPENFRYIPFLVYDTQENKIKCTSCGICAKVCPPQCIWIVRGTDPQTGRPKPEPEAFYIDATICMSCGFCAEFCPFDAIKMDHDYELSAYERYESLLFDLPRLLKPDTYHARIHPSDWAREIAEKEAEKAKKGEKAAAHASS; via the coding sequence ATGATCTACGGTCTCGGCATCCTCAAGGGCCTCGGCGTCACGCTGAAGCATTTCATCTACTCCTATCTCGAGGACGTCCGCTATCTCTTCGAGGGCGGGCGTTATCAGCCGCGCCATCTCCCGGCCCGCCAGGGCCCGCGGGCCCGTGGCGTGTTCACCGTTCAGTATCCGAAGGAAAAGCTGCCGCTGCCCGAGAACTTCCGCTACATCCCCTTCCTGGTCTACGACACCCAGGAGAACAAGATCAAGTGCACCTCCTGCGGGATCTGCGCCAAGGTTTGCCCGCCCCAGTGCATCTGGATCGTGCGGGGCACGGACCCCCAGACCGGTCGCCCGAAGCCGGAGCCGGAGGCCTTCTACATCGACGCCACCATCTGCATGTCCTGCGGCTTCTGCGCCGAGTTTTGCCCCTTCGATGCGATCAAGATGGACCACGATTATGAGCTCTCCGCTTACGAGCGCTACGAATCGTTGCTCTTCGATCTGCCGCGCCTGCTGAAGCCCGACACCTATCATGCCCGGATCCATCCCTCGGACTGGGCGCGGGAGATAGCGGAGAAGGAGGCGGAGAAAGCGAAGAAGGGGGAGAAGGCGGCAGCCCATGCCTCCTCCTGA
- a CDS encoding nucleotidyltransferase domain-containing protein gives MRTRTEAIETAAVLEEAVARLRRADPGLRAVILFGSAAWAEEMARDLDLLILTEGQPEESILHDLLTDLPLPVDLVIRRVGEPLGGLAPAIRAGRLIWGDPRILEEALSGMPVPSPEEVWQTLAAAEDYARLAQEATSPLRRDRHYRTAFNTLFEAARLAVMIYLGTDEERWGRLSRALPPELAELFRRLIHHLHIRFWYEGEYPKEQAAEAFRLWKEEVQRFIERLLPR, from the coding sequence GTGCGCACGCGAACGGAGGCCATCGAAACGGCGGCGGTGCTGGAAGAGGCAGTGGCCCGGCTGCGGCGGGCAGACCCGGGGCTGCGGGCGGTGATCCTGTTTGGGTCGGCGGCCTGGGCCGAGGAGATGGCCCGCGATCTGGATCTGTTGATCCTCACAGAGGGACAGCCGGAGGAATCCATCCTTCACGATCTCCTAACCGATCTCCCGCTCCCGGTGGATCTGGTGATCCGACGGGTTGGGGAGCCCCTGGGCGGGCTGGCTCCGGCCATCCGCGCGGGCCGTCTGATCTGGGGGGACCCGCGGATCCTCGAGGAGGCGTTATCCGGCATGCCGGTCCCATCCCCGGAGGAGGTCTGGCAGACTCTGGCAGCCGCAGAGGATTATGCCCGCCTGGCCCAGGAGGCAACCTCTCCTCTGCGACGAGATCGCCACTATCGAACGGCTTTCAACACCCTCTTCGAGGCCGCCCGCCTGGCCGTGATGATCTACTTAGGCACCGACGAGGAGCGCTGGGGGCGTCTTTCGCGTGCGCTTCCCCCGGAGCTGGCGGAGCTGTTTCGCCGCCTGATCCATCACCTTCATATCCGATTCTGGTATGAAGGGGAATATCCGAAGGAGCAGGCCGCGGAGGCTTTCCGCTTGTGGAAGGAAGAAGTCCAGCGCTTCATCGAGCGTTTGCTCCCCCGGTGA
- a CDS encoding Mrp/NBP35 family ATP-binding protein yields MATTEQVMQALRRVIDPELGRDIVSLGMVRDVRVEGDRVSLTVVLTTPACPLTERIEAEVRAALQALPGVREVDLRMSAQVPAHARLQGIEGLAFKNILAVGSGKGGVGKSTVAVNLAVALAGMGAVVGLMDADVYGPNIPEMMGVRRIPAPRDNKIIPAVAYGVRVMSMGFLLPPDQPVIWRGPMLHSAVRQFLTDVDWGMLDYLVVDLPPGTGDVAISLAQLVPLTGAVVVTTPQAVSLSDVGRAVEMFRRLEVPVLGVVENMSGFVCPHCGRETAIFGEDGGRQLAERMGVPFLGRIPLDPRVREGGDAGRPLVIAHPDSPAAQAMRDIARQIAARISVLNLSEPAPSGPSPAR; encoded by the coding sequence ATGGCGACGACGGAACAGGTGATGCAGGCGTTGCGCCGGGTGATCGACCCGGAGCTGGGGCGGGATATCGTCTCCCTGGGGATGGTGCGGGACGTTCGGGTGGAGGGCGATCGGGTCTCGCTCACGGTGGTGCTCACCACCCCGGCCTGTCCCCTGACGGAGCGCATTGAGGCGGAGGTACGCGCCGCCCTCCAGGCCCTTCCCGGGGTGCGGGAGGTGGACCTGCGGATGTCGGCACAGGTGCCGGCCCACGCCCGGCTGCAGGGGATCGAAGGCCTGGCCTTCAAGAACATCCTGGCGGTGGGCAGCGGCAAGGGCGGGGTGGGCAAGAGCACGGTGGCGGTCAACCTGGCGGTGGCCCTGGCCGGGATGGGGGCGGTGGTCGGGCTGATGGACGCCGATGTGTATGGCCCCAACATCCCGGAGATGATGGGCGTGCGGCGCATCCCCGCCCCGCGGGACAACAAGATCATCCCCGCCGTAGCCTATGGGGTGCGGGTGATGTCCATGGGCTTCTTGCTCCCTCCGGATCAGCCGGTGATCTGGCGCGGCCCGATGCTCCACAGCGCGGTGCGGCAGTTTTTGACCGACGTGGACTGGGGGATGCTGGATTACCTGGTGGTGGATCTGCCGCCGGGGACCGGGGATGTGGCCATCTCTCTGGCCCAGCTGGTGCCCCTGACCGGAGCGGTGGTGGTGACCACGCCCCAGGCCGTCTCGCTGAGCGATGTGGGACGGGCGGTGGAGATGTTCCGGCGGCTGGAGGTGCCTGTGCTGGGGGTGGTGGAGAACATGAGCGGATTCGTCTGCCCCCACTGCGGCCGGGAGACCGCCATCTTCGGGGAGGACGGCGGCCGTCAACTGGCGGAGCGGATGGGGGTGCCTTTCCTGGGGCGCATCCCGCTGGACCCGCGGGTGCGGGAGGGCGGGGATGCGGGGCGGCCCCTCGTGATCGCCCACCCCGACAGCCCAGCGGCCCAGGCCATGCGGGACATTGCCCGCCAGATCGCCGCCCGCATCAGCGTCCTCAACCTCAGCGAGCCGGCGCCCTCGGGCCCCTCCCCCGCGCGTTGA